From one Nocardioides sp. Kera G14 genomic stretch:
- a CDS encoding sensor domain-containing diguanylate cyclase, with protein sequence MWGERLDLVDPASTRSLHAAAAVGTALMVSVLYLASTFTGEADATWGFYVGHLVVVLVLWLVLQRTDARIWLLCWPSLVILGLWAASQVAPQSATLATGAPVIAFLFIGLTQRRWTSLPFLAPSAAAFWVVLRAYPHPQTGIRVTLAVLTWAAVAEVPAWLTDRLHRAQRRVTEMAMTDELTGLPNRRAWEARLAELDAQGPVAVLLIDLDHFKLYNDEHGHLAGDRLLAEFAQSLAGELRATDFVARWGGEEFAVALPTCSADDALHAAQRIVDTVPQGQSCSIGAAIRRPGEGLDSMMERVDTALYRAKATGRSRVVAA encoded by the coding sequence ATGTGGGGTGAGCGCCTCGACCTCGTCGACCCCGCCTCCACTCGGTCGCTCCATGCCGCGGCAGCGGTCGGCACGGCCCTGATGGTCAGTGTCCTCTACCTCGCCAGCACGTTCACGGGTGAGGCGGACGCGACGTGGGGCTTCTACGTCGGCCACCTCGTCGTCGTCCTGGTCCTCTGGCTGGTGCTGCAGCGGACTGATGCCCGGATATGGCTCCTGTGCTGGCCATCCTTGGTCATCCTCGGCCTCTGGGCCGCTTCGCAGGTGGCACCGCAGAGCGCGACGCTGGCGACGGGGGCGCCGGTCATAGCCTTCCTGTTCATCGGCCTGACACAGCGTCGCTGGACGTCACTGCCGTTTCTCGCGCCCTCGGCCGCCGCCTTCTGGGTCGTGCTCCGTGCCTATCCGCACCCACAGACGGGGATCCGGGTCACCCTCGCGGTGCTGACCTGGGCCGCCGTCGCCGAGGTACCCGCCTGGCTCACCGACCGGCTGCACCGAGCGCAGCGCAGGGTGACGGAGATGGCCATGACGGACGAACTCACCGGCCTGCCGAACCGCCGGGCCTGGGAGGCTCGCCTCGCCGAGCTGGATGCGCAGGGCCCGGTCGCGGTGCTGCTGATCGACCTCGACCACTTCAAGCTCTACAACGACGAGCACGGGCACCTCGCCGGGGACCGTCTGCTGGCGGAGTTCGCCCAGAGCCTGGCCGGTGAGCTCAGAGCGACGGACTTCGTCGCGCGCTGGGGCGGTGAGGAGTTCGCCGTGGCGCTGCCGACGTGCTCCGCCGACGACGCGCTGCATGCCGCTCAGCGGATCGTCGATACCGTGCCGCAGGGCCAGAGCTGCTCGATCGGCGCGGCCATCCGGAGGCCCGGCGAGGGACTCGACTCGATGATGGAGCGCGTCGACACCGCGCTCTACCGCGCCAAGGCCACCGGCCGCAGTCGCGTCGTGGCGGCGTAG
- a CDS encoding tetratricopeptide repeat protein gives MKIPALVFPGQGPETAFRTAYDLLGRRAPSEALEVLEPALAEDPTNRGLRQLKAWALMTRVQLAKAEELLRELVAENPSDDWAQHALGRVLERQSRPAEALPHLKLAAIMSGDYDHEAAVYRVTRELARLNG, from the coding sequence ATGAAGATCCCGGCGCTGGTCTTTCCCGGCCAGGGGCCGGAGACGGCTTTCCGGACGGCGTACGACCTGCTGGGTCGGCGAGCGCCGAGTGAGGCGCTCGAGGTGCTCGAGCCTGCCCTGGCCGAGGACCCGACCAACCGCGGGCTGCGCCAGCTCAAGGCGTGGGCGCTGATGACGCGCGTCCAGCTGGCCAAGGCGGAGGAGCTCCTGCGTGAGCTCGTGGCCGAGAACCCCAGCGATGATTGGGCCCAGCATGCCCTCGGGCGTGTCCTCGAGCGTCAGAGCCGCCCCGCCGAGGCGCTGCCGCACCTCAAGCTCGCCGCGATCATGAGCGGCGACTACGACCACGAGGCCGCGGTCTACCGCGTCACCCGTGAGCTCGCACGACTCAACGGGTGA
- a CDS encoding S1 family peptidase encodes MSIRSTRRIGAIGLLLVALLSPAGQASARDEARIIGGTEVSASSYSSTWPWVVMVTIDVGTETYECTGSLIAPQWVLTAAHCTAETSDPAAYTVKGGSPNEAQMVSFGTVDAVRMDPGYDPDAVELTAADDVGLLHLAAPASTRTLPTLAVASPTGTVTATTLGWGTTSGTSFLNPSPTPSPTLREVQVQLTASSRGSLYSPGPTGTCSGDSGGPAVDTRGTIIGTTSWGDDACRTDNYYTDVATVTPWILKTTRTLSGAQPAVAAPPTFAGSRTVRVLADSRSVVVTVPTPTASSGTVSCDRAARRRVTVPSRVVTRCSARSAFGSSSTTYTVVARRSARAVDVRRQGRRVASVRHGALVTLTASGFPRGSLVVAAWGTRRTTARASSTGVVRLRLRAPSSAGRRAVTLTGGALVRVQLVRVTR; translated from the coding sequence GTGAGCATTCGCAGTACGCGTCGTATCGGCGCGATCGGCCTGCTTCTGGTCGCTCTCCTCTCACCCGCCGGGCAGGCGTCGGCGCGGGATGAGGCCCGGATCATCGGTGGCACCGAGGTCTCCGCCTCGAGCTACTCGAGCACGTGGCCGTGGGTCGTCATGGTGACGATCGACGTCGGCACGGAGACGTACGAGTGCACCGGCTCCCTGATCGCGCCGCAATGGGTCCTCACCGCCGCGCACTGCACCGCCGAGACCTCCGACCCGGCCGCCTACACCGTGAAGGGCGGGTCGCCGAACGAGGCCCAGATGGTGTCGTTCGGCACCGTCGACGCCGTACGGATGGATCCCGGCTACGACCCCGACGCCGTCGAGCTCACCGCCGCGGACGACGTGGGGCTCCTCCACCTCGCCGCACCCGCGTCCACGCGGACGCTGCCCACGCTCGCCGTGGCCTCTCCCACGGGCACGGTCACCGCGACCACGCTCGGTTGGGGCACCACGTCAGGCACCTCGTTCCTGAATCCCTCCCCGACCCCCTCCCCGACGCTTCGGGAGGTGCAGGTGCAGCTCACGGCCTCGAGTCGCGGCTCGCTCTACAGCCCCGGTCCGACCGGAACCTGCAGCGGTGACTCAGGCGGTCCGGCGGTCGACACGCGCGGGACCATCATCGGCACCACCTCATGGGGCGACGATGCCTGCCGCACCGACAACTACTACACCGACGTCGCCACCGTGACGCCCTGGATCCTGAAGACGACGAGGACACTGTCGGGCGCCCAGCCCGCCGTGGCCGCGCCGCCGACCTTCGCCGGCTCCCGCACCGTGCGCGTGCTCGCCGACTCCCGGTCGGTGGTCGTCACCGTTCCGACGCCGACGGCCTCCTCCGGGACGGTCTCGTGCGACCGCGCCGCACGGCGCCGGGTCACGGTTCCCTCGCGGGTGGTCACCCGGTGCAGCGCCAGGTCGGCGTTCGGGAGCAGCTCGACCACCTACACCGTGGTCGCCAGGCGCAGCGCCCGGGCCGTCGACGTCCGGCGACAGGGGCGCCGCGTCGCGTCCGTACGCCATGGCGCGCTCGTCACGCTGACAGCCTCCGGCTTCCCGCGCGGCTCGCTCGTCGTCGCGGCCTGGGGCACCCGGCGTACGACGGCCCGGGCGTCGAGCACGGGCGTCGTACGCCTGCGACTCCGGGCGCCCTCGTCAGCGGGACGTCGGGCGGTGACGCTCACCGGCGGTGCGCTTGTCCGCGTCCAGCTGGTCCGCGTCACCCGTTGA
- a CDS encoding transglutaminase family protein, with protein sequence MTMSQMTLRIVHTTGFEYDGRAVASYNQARLTPLSTPEQIVVHHRVEVSPKPWTHLYRDYFGNQVTAFEVVDPHESMRVTATSTVQVNRPAAAGPSLTWGDLTDRAVSDRWVEYLVMPELVSPPEEFALRVKELNSLPTPGEAAKAICELVRSEVTYRPGSTDVQDSAAVAWEQRAGISQDMVHLAIGGLRTLGIPARYVSGYCHTGGEVGSTVSGESHAWVEWWDDGWKPFDPTNGTEPQDSYVAVATGRDYTDAKPLSGIYSGAETSSMFVEVEITRLA encoded by the coding sequence ATGACGATGAGCCAGATGACACTGAGGATCGTCCACACGACCGGCTTCGAGTACGACGGGCGGGCGGTGGCGTCGTACAACCAGGCGCGCCTGACTCCCCTGTCGACGCCCGAGCAGATCGTGGTCCACCACCGTGTGGAGGTCTCGCCGAAACCGTGGACTCATCTGTACCGGGACTACTTCGGCAATCAAGTGACGGCCTTCGAGGTGGTCGACCCGCACGAGTCGATGCGGGTGACCGCGACCTCGACCGTGCAGGTCAACCGTCCTGCCGCGGCCGGCCCCTCCCTCACTTGGGGGGACCTGACCGACCGTGCCGTCTCGGACAGGTGGGTGGAGTACCTCGTCATGCCCGAGTTGGTGAGCCCGCCCGAGGAGTTCGCACTCCGCGTCAAGGAGCTGAACTCCCTTCCCACTCCCGGCGAGGCGGCGAAGGCCATCTGTGAGCTGGTCCGCTCCGAGGTCACCTACCGCCCCGGCTCCACGGACGTCCAGGACTCGGCGGCCGTGGCGTGGGAGCAGCGCGCCGGGATCAGCCAGGACATGGTGCACCTCGCCATCGGAGGCCTGCGCACGTTGGGGATTCCGGCGCGCTATGTGTCGGGCTACTGCCACACGGGAGGTGAGGTCGGTTCGACAGTCTCGGGTGAGTCCCACGCGTGGGTCGAGTGGTGGGACGATGGGTGGAAGCCCTTCGACCCGACGAACGGCACCGAGCCGCAGGACTCCTACGTCGCCGTCGCCACCGGCCGCGACTACACCGATGCCAAGCCCCTGTCGGGCATCTACTCCGGCGCCGAGACCTCGTCGATGTTCGTCGAGGTCGAGATCACCCGGCTCGCCTGA
- a CDS encoding alpha-E domain-containing protein: MLSRIAESIFWIGRYIERMEDTARILDVQTQLVLEDAAVEEEPACRALLSIMGIEEAPEGPLNLTTVQHLLAYDTASTASIAFCLNAARESARGARETLSVPLWEALNTAYRAIPTGQLSRMRPPAIFQWARERAALIDGTAAATMLRDEGYHFLVLGRCLERADMTSRLVATAGLSAGASGASWTSALRACGGYESFLRTNKGVESERAAAEFLLLDRLFPRSVIYSLTRAEECLDNLEPAARRTGFQNEAQRLIGRMKAELEFRTLSDLMANLPDEMEALQRTCATATAAIDNRYFAGPAAMAWLGA; the protein is encoded by the coding sequence ATGCTGAGCCGGATCGCCGAGTCGATCTTCTGGATCGGGCGGTATATCGAGCGGATGGAGGACACCGCCCGCATCCTCGACGTGCAGACCCAACTCGTGCTGGAGGACGCCGCCGTCGAGGAGGAGCCCGCCTGCCGCGCACTGCTCTCGATCATGGGCATTGAGGAGGCGCCCGAGGGACCGCTCAACCTCACGACCGTCCAGCACCTGCTGGCCTACGACACCGCGTCGACGGCGTCGATCGCCTTCTGCCTCAACGCCGCCCGCGAGTCCGCCCGCGGTGCGCGGGAGACGCTGTCGGTGCCGCTGTGGGAGGCGCTCAACACGGCCTACCGGGCGATCCCGACGGGGCAGCTCTCCCGGATGCGTCCGCCGGCGATCTTCCAGTGGGCCCGCGAGCGGGCCGCGCTCATCGACGGCACCGCGGCGGCCACGATGCTGCGTGACGAGGGCTACCACTTCCTCGTCCTCGGCCGCTGCCTCGAGCGGGCCGACATGACGTCACGACTGGTCGCGACAGCCGGTCTCTCGGCCGGCGCCTCCGGCGCGAGCTGGACGTCGGCGCTGCGCGCCTGCGGCGGCTATGAGTCCTTCCTCCGGACCAACAAGGGAGTCGAGAGTGAACGGGCCGCGGCGGAGTTCCTGCTCCTGGACCGCCTCTTTCCCAGATCCGTCATCTACTCCCTCACCCGCGCCGAGGAGTGCCTCGACAATCTGGAGCCGGCCGCCCGGCGCACCGGCTTCCAGAACGAGGCACAGCGGCTGATCGGCCGGATGAAGGCCGAGCTCGAGTTCCGCACGCTCAGCGACCTGATGGCCAACCTGCCCGACGAGATGGAGGCGCTCCAGCGAACCTGTGCCACCGCGACCGCAGCGATCGACAACCGCTACTTCGCCGGGCCTGCGGCCATGGCATGGCTGGGGGCATGA
- a CDS encoding circularly permuted type 2 ATP-grasp protein: protein MSMFDGYVIRDPAYDEMFSTGEPRPAYQQLAATLEKLTPADLASRVETLSANYLDQGVTFDIGGEERAFPIDIIPRIIEADAWATIDAGVQQRVKVLEMFLADVYDAGAVFDDGVIPREVITTSTHYHRAAAGIRPPNGVRVHVSGIDLIRDNAGDFRVLEDNVRVPSGVSYVMTNRRAISAALPEAIAEHRIRPVAGYPQKLLTALRAAAPAGIPDPTVVVLTPGRYNGAYFEHTLLARTMGVELVEGRDLICRQGRVMMRTTKGLAPVHVIYRRLDDEFLDPVHFRADSMLGVPGLIDAARAGNVTLANAVGNGVADDKLVYTYLPDLIRYYLSEEPLLRNVDTWRMEDRDSFTEVMDRLDELVLKPVDGSGGKGIVIGPVASRTELDELRVKLHEDPRGWIAQPVVQLSTVPTYTDGNDSTGALFGGRHVDLRPFAVNDGSKVSVLPGGLTRVALAEGELIVNSSRGGGSKDTWVLAGPLPTVEDLPPVQTQTQSQSSQSQSQGA, encoded by the coding sequence ATGAGCATGTTCGACGGCTACGTCATCCGTGATCCGGCGTATGACGAGATGTTCTCCACGGGCGAGCCGCGGCCGGCGTACCAGCAACTGGCGGCGACGCTCGAGAAGCTGACGCCCGCGGACCTGGCCAGCCGCGTGGAGACACTGTCGGCCAACTACTTGGACCAGGGCGTCACCTTCGACATCGGTGGCGAGGAGCGCGCGTTCCCGATCGACATCATCCCGCGCATCATCGAGGCCGACGCCTGGGCGACCATCGACGCGGGCGTCCAGCAGCGGGTGAAGGTCCTCGAGATGTTCCTGGCCGACGTGTACGACGCCGGCGCGGTCTTCGACGACGGCGTGATCCCACGCGAGGTGATCACGACGTCGACGCACTATCACCGTGCCGCAGCAGGGATCCGACCGCCGAACGGCGTGCGAGTGCACGTCTCCGGCATCGACCTGATCCGCGACAACGCCGGTGACTTCCGCGTGCTCGAGGACAACGTCCGCGTCCCCTCCGGCGTGAGCTACGTGATGACGAACCGTCGCGCGATCTCCGCCGCGCTGCCCGAGGCGATCGCCGAGCACCGGATCCGTCCGGTCGCCGGCTACCCGCAGAAGCTCCTCACCGCGCTGCGCGCCGCCGCGCCCGCCGGCATCCCCGACCCGACCGTCGTCGTGCTCACCCCGGGCCGTTACAACGGCGCCTACTTCGAGCACACCCTGCTCGCCCGCACGATGGGGGTGGAGCTGGTCGAGGGGCGCGACCTCATCTGCCGACAGGGCCGCGTGATGATGCGTACGACGAAGGGTCTGGCCCCCGTGCACGTCATCTACCGCCGGCTCGACGACGAGTTCCTCGACCCGGTGCACTTCCGGGCCGACTCGATGCTCGGCGTGCCCGGACTCATCGACGCGGCGCGGGCCGGCAACGTGACGCTGGCCAACGCGGTCGGCAACGGCGTGGCCGACGACAAGCTCGTCTACACCTACCTGCCCGACCTGATCCGCTACTACCTGTCCGAGGAGCCGCTGCTCCGCAACGTCGACACCTGGCGCATGGAGGACCGCGACTCCTTCACCGAGGTCATGGACCGGCTCGACGAGCTGGTGCTGAAACCCGTCGACGGCTCCGGCGGCAAGGGCATCGTGATCGGCCCGGTCGCCTCTCGCACTGAGCTGGACGAGCTGCGGGTGAAGCTCCACGAGGACCCACGCGGCTGGATCGCCCAGCCGGTCGTGCAGCTCTCCACCGTGCCGACGTACACGGACGGCAACGACTCCACGGGCGCGCTCTTCGGTGGGCGGCACGTCGACCTGCGGCCGTTCGCCGTCAACGACGGCTCGAAGGTCTCGGTCCTGCCCGGTGGGCTCACGCGTGTGGCCCTCGCCGAGGGCGAGCTGATCGTCAACAGCTCCCGTGGCGGCGGGTCGAAGGACACCTGGGTCCTCGCCGGGCCGTTGCCGACCGTCGAGGACCTACCACCGGTGCAGACCCAGACACAGTCGCAGTCGAGCCAGTCGCAGAGTCAGGGGGCGTGA
- a CDS encoding response regulator transcription factor: protein MSAPIRILLADDQALVRGALAALLSLEPDLEVVAEVGDGAAVLPAVLAQKPDVALLDVEMPQMDGIAATAEVRAAAPDTRVLIVTTFGRPGFLRRAMQAGASGFVVKDTPAAQLAEAVRRVHAGLRVVDPQLATDSLIAGESPLTQRETEVLQAARDGSSVAAIAGRLFLSEGTVRNHLSSAIGKTGTGNRAEAVLIAEGNGWL from the coding sequence ATGAGCGCCCCGATCCGCATCCTCCTCGCCGACGACCAGGCGCTCGTCCGTGGAGCGCTGGCAGCGCTGCTCAGTCTGGAGCCCGACCTCGAGGTCGTCGCGGAGGTCGGGGACGGTGCCGCCGTCCTGCCGGCGGTGCTCGCACAGAAGCCGGACGTCGCGCTCCTCGACGTCGAGATGCCGCAGATGGACGGCATCGCCGCCACGGCGGAGGTCCGCGCGGCCGCGCCCGACACCCGGGTCCTGATCGTCACGACCTTCGGCCGGCCCGGCTTCCTGCGCCGTGCGATGCAGGCCGGCGCGAGCGGGTTCGTCGTCAAGGACACGCCCGCGGCCCAGCTCGCCGAGGCCGTACGCCGGGTCCACGCCGGCCTGCGCGTCGTCGACCCCCAGCTCGCGACCGACAGCCTGATCGCCGGCGAGTCACCCCTCACCCAGCGCGAGACCGAGGTGCTGCAGGCCGCGCGCGACGGCTCGAGCGTCGCCGCGATCGCGGGGCGGCTCTTCCTGTCAGAGGGCACCGTGCGCAACCACCTGTCGTCGGCGATCGGCAAGACCGGGACCGGCAACCGCGCGGAGGCGGTGCTCATCGCCGAGGGGAACGGCTGGCTCTAG
- a CDS encoding sensor histidine kinase: MSDVVGQNNRLRVAGPWIATLWLLFLISPFVEGWNRWADHHDGRGIAGMVLVVVFTIVYLRVFMSARDSLRGLGPAIPMTAGVSYVLSLLLLGALITASVGDSGTATAPFVAVSAILLLPLRFGLPLVAVVVGAVLACGAVPGWHDQVGSAFGVIAGSLAVFGFKTVLRRNVELIQAEQDNAQLLVDNERNRFARDLHDILGHSLTVITVKAELAQRLFDVDPERARAEVADLERLSRDALADVRRAVEGYREMTLPGELARARTALEAAEITPRLPQSTDDVPTELRDLFAWTVREGVTNVIRHSHATACEIVLTPTSAEVRDDGRAAASEPGNGLRGLRERASAEGATLETRTLSPGFSLRVAVR, from the coding sequence GTGTCTGACGTCGTCGGCCAGAACAACCGGCTGCGCGTCGCCGGGCCGTGGATCGCCACGCTCTGGCTGCTCTTCCTGATCAGCCCCTTCGTCGAGGGCTGGAACCGCTGGGCCGACCACCACGACGGCCGCGGCATCGCCGGCATGGTGCTGGTCGTCGTCTTCACGATCGTCTACCTGCGGGTCTTCATGTCGGCTCGCGACTCGCTGCGCGGGCTCGGTCCGGCCATCCCGATGACGGCCGGCGTCTCGTACGTCCTCTCGCTCCTCCTGCTCGGCGCCCTCATCACGGCCTCGGTCGGTGACAGCGGCACGGCGACCGCGCCCTTCGTCGCGGTGTCGGCGATCCTGCTGCTCCCGCTGCGCTTCGGCCTGCCGCTGGTGGCGGTGGTCGTCGGGGCGGTCCTGGCCTGCGGCGCGGTGCCGGGCTGGCACGACCAGGTGGGGAGCGCCTTCGGCGTCATCGCAGGCTCGTTGGCGGTCTTCGGCTTCAAGACGGTGCTGCGACGCAACGTCGAGCTGATCCAGGCCGAGCAGGACAATGCCCAGCTGCTCGTCGACAACGAGCGCAACCGCTTCGCGCGGGATCTGCACGACATCCTCGGGCACTCCCTCACCGTGATCACCGTCAAGGCCGAGCTGGCCCAGCGCCTCTTCGACGTCGACCCGGAGCGCGCGCGGGCCGAGGTGGCCGACCTCGAGCGGCTCTCCCGGGATGCGCTCGCCGACGTGCGCCGCGCGGTAGAGGGCTACCGCGAGATGACCCTGCCCGGCGAGCTCGCCCGGGCGCGGACAGCCCTCGAGGCCGCGGAGATCACTCCCCGGCTGCCCCAGTCGACTGACGACGTACCGACGGAGCTGCGGGACCTCTTCGCCTGGACCGTGCGTGAGGGCGTGACGAACGTGATCCGCCACTCCCACGCCACCGCCTGCGAGATCGTGCTGACGCCGACCAGCGCCGAGGTGCGCGACGACGGACGTGCCGCCGCCTCGGAACCGGGCAACGGCCTCAGGGGCCTCCGCGAGCGGGCGAGCGCCGAGGGCGCGACGCTCGAGACGCGGACGCTCTCCCCCGGCTTCTCGCTCAGGGTTGCGGTCCGATGA
- a CDS encoding ABC transporter permease, translating into MSIDVRARRVPPLGGFNLRVLRIELSRMLRNRRTIVFTLVLPAALALSFGGQKGWEERAGSGNVAAYILVSMALYGAALTSAATGSMVALERSTGWSRQLRLTPLNPVAYILMKALIALFMGGLAIAAVNVVGIWMGKAEMPLHIWIVSAFVALACTLTFAALGVFVGYIVPGENAMQILGPGLALLSFLGGLFIPLDTYADVVRHIAYWTPMYGVAQIVRAPLTHDLPWFAIVNAVAWLAIFIAGAAWRMSKDTARV; encoded by the coding sequence ATGAGCATCGACGTCCGGGCCCGGCGGGTGCCGCCACTCGGCGGCTTCAACCTGCGGGTGCTGCGGATCGAGCTCTCCCGGATGCTCCGCAACCGCCGCACTATCGTCTTCACCCTCGTCCTGCCGGCCGCCCTCGCGTTGAGCTTCGGTGGCCAGAAGGGATGGGAGGAGCGAGCCGGTTCGGGCAACGTGGCGGCCTACATCCTGGTCAGCATGGCGCTCTACGGCGCCGCACTGACCTCGGCCGCCACCGGCTCGATGGTGGCCCTCGAGCGCTCCACCGGCTGGTCGCGACAGCTGAGGCTCACTCCGCTCAACCCGGTCGCCTACATCCTGATGAAGGCACTGATCGCGCTCTTCATGGGTGGGCTCGCGATCGCGGCGGTCAACGTGGTCGGCATCTGGATGGGCAAGGCCGAGATGCCGCTCCACATCTGGATCGTCAGCGCCTTCGTCGCCCTCGCGTGCACCCTCACCTTCGCCGCGCTCGGCGTCTTCGTCGGCTACATCGTCCCCGGCGAGAACGCCATGCAGATCCTCGGCCCGGGACTGGCGCTGCTCTCCTTCCTCGGCGGCCTCTTCATCCCGCTCGACACCTACGCCGACGTGGTCCGCCACATCGCCTACTGGACGCCGATGTACGGCGTCGCGCAGATCGTCCGGGCCCCACTGACGCACGACCTGCCGTGGTTCGCGATCGTCAACGCGGTGGCGTGGCTCGCGATCTTCATCGCCGGCGCTGCGTGGCGGATGAGCAAGGACACGGCTCGTGTCTGA
- a CDS encoding ABC transporter ATP-binding protein: MSLTTPAAKPAAVRLNGVTKSFGTVQAVKGIDLELGQGEVVAFLGPNGAGKTTTIDMILGLSKPTSGTAEVLGLTPRDAIARGLVSAVMQTGGLLKDLTVRETVEYTASLFADTMPVDQALASAGISGIAGRRVGKCSGGEQQRLRFAMALLPDPALLLLDEPTTGMDVEGRRTFWNSIRTDAGRGRTVLFATHYLEEADQYADRIVLISKGTIVADGTGAEIRALASGRTVRATWATPDVAALQSLGGVDQVEMRGDQVLVHTKDSDADARYLLSQTPARDLEITSKNLEDAFLALTGEH, translated from the coding sequence ATGAGCCTCACGACACCGGCGGCGAAGCCGGCTGCAGTCCGCCTGAACGGCGTGACGAAGTCCTTCGGCACCGTCCAGGCCGTCAAGGGCATCGACCTCGAGCTCGGCCAGGGCGAGGTCGTCGCCTTCCTCGGCCCGAACGGTGCCGGCAAGACCACGACGATCGACATGATCCTGGGCCTCTCGAAGCCGACGAGCGGCACCGCCGAGGTCCTTGGCCTGACGCCTCGCGACGCGATCGCCCGCGGCCTGGTCTCGGCGGTGATGCAGACCGGTGGGCTGCTCAAGGACCTCACTGTCCGGGAGACGGTCGAGTACACCGCGTCGCTCTTCGCCGACACCATGCCCGTCGACCAGGCACTCGCGAGCGCGGGGATCTCCGGCATCGCCGGGCGCAGGGTCGGCAAGTGCTCGGGCGGTGAGCAGCAGCGGCTCCGCTTCGCGATGGCACTGCTTCCGGATCCCGCCCTGCTGCTGCTCGATGAGCCCACCACGGGGATGGACGTCGAGGGTCGGCGTACGTTCTGGAACTCGATCCGCACCGATGCCGGCCGCGGGCGGACCGTGCTCTTCGCGACGCACTACCTCGAGGAGGCCGACCAGTACGCCGACCGGATCGTGCTCATCTCCAAGGGCACCATCGTCGCCGACGGAACCGGAGCCGAGATCCGGGCTCTGGCCTCCGGCCGGACGGTGCGTGCGACGTGGGCGACACCCGACGTCGCCGCGCTGCAGTCGCTGGGTGGCGTGGACCAGGTCGAGATGAGAGGAGACCAGGTCCTCGTCCACACGAAGGACAGCGACGCCGACGCGCGCTACCTCCTCTCCCAGACACCCGCACGGGACCTGGAGATCACCAGCAAGAACCTCGAGGACGCGTTCCTCGCCCTGACGGGAGAGCACTGA
- a CDS encoding PQQ-dependent sugar dehydrogenase, which yields MCRLLALLLLGSLVVVLPGGPADASAPRLSVRVVASGLDHPWDVATLPGRRGLLVTERTRARLDLVRSGHRHAVRLRGARIWTNGETGLLGLEVDPGFRKNRRIYTCQGWRTAGGHDVRVVAWKLSKRLTSARPVRTLVAGLPSRSGRHGGCRLLIARDGSLLVGTGDAATGTNPHSLTSLGGKVLRLNRMTGAPAKGNPFLSSSNARTRLIYTWGHRNVQGLAQRSNGTLWSVEQGTSRDDEVNLLTPGGDYGYNPVPGYNESVPMTDQSLPGTQIAARWSSGRSTIATSGATFVPNTKKWGAYAGALAVGVLKGTELMLLRFDAHGRLVARSNVLTTYGRIRTAAVDRQGNLLVTTDNGDGRDVLLRVTPHR from the coding sequence ATGTGCCGCCTCCTCGCGCTGCTCCTTCTCGGTTCGTTGGTCGTCGTGCTCCCCGGTGGACCGGCTGACGCCTCGGCCCCCCGCCTCAGCGTGCGGGTCGTCGCCTCGGGGCTCGACCATCCGTGGGACGTCGCGACCCTGCCCGGCAGGCGAGGCCTCCTCGTCACCGAGCGGACCCGCGCACGTCTCGACCTCGTCCGCAGCGGTCACCGACACGCGGTCCGTCTCAGGGGCGCCCGGATCTGGACGAACGGCGAGACCGGTCTGCTCGGGCTCGAGGTCGACCCCGGCTTCCGGAAGAACCGTCGGATCTACACCTGCCAGGGCTGGAGGACCGCCGGCGGGCATGACGTCCGCGTCGTGGCGTGGAAGCTCAGCAAGCGACTCACCTCGGCCCGACCCGTCCGCACGCTGGTGGCGGGCCTGCCGTCCAGGAGTGGCCGCCACGGGGGCTGCCGGCTCCTCATCGCCCGCGACGGCTCTCTGCTCGTCGGCACCGGCGATGCCGCGACCGGTACCAACCCGCACAGCCTCACCTCACTGGGTGGCAAGGTGCTGCGGCTCAACCGCATGACGGGTGCTCCCGCCAAGGGCAACCCGTTCCTGTCCAGCTCCAACGCCCGGACCCGGCTCATCTACACCTGGGGCCACCGCAACGTGCAGGGCCTGGCCCAGCGCAGCAACGGGACGCTCTGGTCGGTCGAGCAGGGGACGTCGCGCGACGACGAGGTCAACCTGCTGACACCGGGCGGCGACTACGGCTACAACCCGGTGCCCGGTTACAACGAGTCGGTCCCCATGACCGACCAGTCGCTGCCGGGCACGCAGATCGCGGCCCGCTGGTCCTCGGGCAGGTCGACCATCGCCACCAGCGGGGCCACCTTCGTCCCGAACACGAAGAAGTGGGGTGCGTACGCCGGCGCACTGGCCGTCGGCGTACTCAAGGGCACCGAGCTGATGCTGTTGAGGTTCGACGCGCACGGCCGCCTCGTCGCGCGGAGCAACGTCCTGACGACGTACGGACGGATCCGCACCGCCGCCGTGGACCGCCAAGGGAATCTCCTGGTCACCACCGACAACGGGGACGGTCGCGACGTGCTGCTGCGGGTGACGCCACACCGCTGA